The Littorina saxatilis isolate snail1 linkage group LG1, US_GU_Lsax_2.0, whole genome shotgun sequence nucleotide sequence GCTTCGAAATCCGGACATAAATGACATCCCAAAATAGAATTCCATCCGAAAGTTCGTTTATCCCACTCAGCGAGCTTGTAATAGAGTTTCGACAACTAGAAACATAATATTGATGGTCTGTTGACAGTGGAACTCAAAGGTAATTGTAAAGTAGTGACAGTTTAAGATATTCGTCCAGAAAGTCAGGGGAGAGAGAGTAAAGCTGGTCATTATGCATGGCCTGCGCAGTTCTCACTCACTTTAAtccaagtaaaaaaaaaaatgacgggcgctgtggcggcgtggtaagacatcggcctcttaatcggaaggtcgagcgttcgaatcccggccgcagccgcctggtgggttaagtgcggagatttttccgatctcccaggtcaacttatgtgcagacctgctagtggcttatcccccttcgtgtgtacacgcaagcacaagaccaagtgcgcacggaaaagatcctgtaatccatgtcagagttcggtgggttatagaaacacgaaaatacccagcatgcttcctccaaaagcggcgtatggctgcctaaatggtggggtaaaaacggtcatacacgtaaaattccactcgtgcaaaaaacacgaatgtatgtgggagtttcagcccacgaacgcagaagaagaagaatccaaGTAAAAGACTATTATACATAGTCAAGGCTTGGGGAACAGCAGAACCCAACAGGTATTGTGGAGATTGGGGAAGCAGTAAACCAGCAATAACAAAATATTTGGACGGACTTCTTCAATACTTTGCATCGGTTTGGATCTGGGAATTTAGTATTTTCATTCATTTCAATTCAATGGCCATCATTTTTTAAGTCATACGACTGTGTAGCCGTGACTTTAAGGTACGAATACAAACGGGAAAAATTAGCTAGTATTTTTGTGTACAAATCTAATAGCTAATTCATTAGTTATTAGCGAGTCATGTCTATTTTACCCCAcctcccaccccccaaaaaaaaactgCTCCACTTCTTTTTTATgttttctttattatttttttttatcataagtAGGCAGATTATACGCATGTAATGTTATTAAAACGGCGTCACTGGAAAAAAAACACGCATGTGGCACGATATTTTCTTTGTAACATTTAGTTTTTCGTTCAGCGAAGTGAACACGTGTGAATGGTAACGTGAACGAATAGCCCGATGAGAAATATCAGTGACATTAACAATAGTATGCTAGCATGTGACGCGGAAACTGTCGAGTATTTGTTTCAAGCTTTAGAAACACCATGACCGCTTGTCCTGTAGGAAGTTGGAAGGTCAGCTTTTCTGATTGATTGTTGCTAGTGAAAATTGTCAGCAGAAAAGGGGAATATTGTTCTACAACAAGTTGAACGGATCTGTAGCGTAAAAACGGGAAATTCATGTCGTCATAAATATTATTGTACTTTTCTGTACAAAAGAGAAATCTCGCTAATCTGTCGGTattagtcagtctgtctgtctgtctgtctgtctgtctgtctgtctgtctgtctgtctgtctgtatgtctctctctctctctctctctctctctctctctctctctctctcacacacacgcacacacacacacacacacacacacacacacacacacacacacacacacacacacacacacacactcatgcacacacacgcacatgcacgcacacacacaaacatctacTACTTTCACATCGTTATTTTGAGTTTTGCTGAGTGCTTTTTATGCTTTGTCAAAATTAAACATTTAATAAAATCCAGAAAATATCAGTACATGAATGTCTTTCATGTCGATGTGTTGAGTGGCTATAAACAGCATGAAAAGCGCGTAAGTGGTGTCGAAGCAAGCCTCATATTcatttgacaaaaacaataatttACAATAAGGACTATAATCTTAACGTGGCTTAGTGAATGGGGTTGGCAACTTCAGCACCTCTTGCCGCTTCGCAAATTGACCTACAaacaattaacaacaacaacaacaacaaaatgagtAGAGAACGGgaaagtggagggggggggaatTATTTCAATGTTCCTTGCTCCGCAAAATGACATTCAACAATCCGACgtcccccccttaaaaatgtaACATAAatgaattaatcaatcaatcaatcaatcaatcaatcaatcatcaatcgatcaatcaatcaatcaatcaattaatcgatcaatcaatcaattaataaaccaaccaatcaatatgagtcaatcaatcaactaatcaatcaatcaacataGGCGGTGGCGGGGCGAATGAAGAGTGGGGTTAGATGACAGTGGTGGTGTTTCAATTGACAAGCCTTATCAACGTTGTCCTGGCTGTCCTCAATCATCGACACAGTGTCGTGCGAAGCAGTCCACATTGACATCGgtcatttgttttgtatttgaaatcgGTTGAGTGAGCACACAGGGCGACGGACACTAGATCGGCGGCAATAGATAATAGTCCACACAAAATACTATCTGTCTGACAAGAGTACGGGACAGACAATGCGTGGCACCGGACTAAGTTTTAAGTAATATTACAGCACTTCACGTCGGGAGTACTTGTGGTTGTTGAGGttgttgaggttgttgttgttgttgttgttgttgttgttgttgttgttgttttcgtcgTTTTGATCGATGATGATAATTACAGATGTTTTGTGTGATGCAATGTTGCCACTCGGGGAAGTAACTGATTACATTGTTGCATCACTAATTAAGTCACTCCAACACAAAGCAGAAAACTCACGTTTTTAGAACTACAGAACTGTTTATCACACAAGTTTTGCTattgtaatttgtttttgtcGCACGGAGCGATTGACTTCGAAAGACGATATATCCATCGAGTACGCTTGTAACAGATCGCACTATTGTAAAGATGCTAATGAACCGTCATGAATATTCTGTGAAGGCTATTCAAGGCTTGTCTTGGACATTGCTACCATAGCAACGGAAGTCGCCGACCAGCATCCCAAAATGAAGTTTCCATCTGTTCAGTCCAGAATAAGATCGAAATAAGCTCAAAATTGCCTCGCGTGACTGGAGCGATTGTCGTTCATCGAAAAACAGATGCGGACGGATGTTGTTGAGAACCCGTTGAATTAATAAATTGTTCGTCGAGGATGTAAACCTGTCCATTAGCGCTATCTATTGTTAGCGAGCCTGTAGATTAAACTCGTTGTCAAGGGCGTGATTTGCACAAATCCAGAAGCAATCTTGTGTGTCGCCACAAGTTAGATTATCTGGAAATAACGATTGAAAGCAGAGTGATCCCGAAAATGGGTTCAGTATCAAAATGTGAACAACTGGTTGTTGACGGGTTACCAAATTGGATTATATTTTGTTGCTTTAAAACTAGACATAGCAATGCCACATTCTGGGAATTTGAGCGCATTTCGAGTGTCTGTTCTAATGGAGAACGATTCCACTGGGAGTCAGAAGAAGATGGTAGGAAAGGGTAAACATTAAGAAAAACATCTGTGATGGAATAGTGAAGTATGCGTTAAAAGCATTGAAAGGGATTCGaaaaaagcgtgtgtgtgtgtgtgtgtgtgtgtgtgtgtgtgtgtgtgtgtgtgtgtgtgtgtgtgcgtgctcgtgagtgtgtttgtgtgtatttgtgtgcgtgtgtttgtgtgtgagtgtgtgtgtgtgtgagtgtgtgtgtgtgtgtttgtgtgtgtgtgtgtgtctgtgtgtctgtgtgtgtgtgtgtgtgtgtgtttgtgtgtgtgtgagtgtgtgtgtgtgtgtgtgtgtgcttgtgtgtgtgtgtgtgtgtgtgtttgtgtttgttattgggggtcggaggggggggggggggggtccgagcggtttttaaaaacttctaaacaatgtttttaattaaagtttaaaaaaaaagcattgcAGTTATTGACTTCAAAGCAGAATAGAAATTGTGTCTGCGCTTGAggacaaaatcaaaacacagaaaataatgtTCTCACGTTTTTTGCTAAGAAAACGACACTGCTTGACAAGCGATTTGAATTTTGTCTAGCGCTTTCGCTGATTGCAGACGCCAAACGATATTCCTGAGGCGGCGCTCTGACGATtgcatttgtttaaataacgatTTTTTCGGACTCGGTCGGGACAATCgggttgcatttcagcttaataGCTTTAAATGTATTCCTCACTTTGATCTTCTTTATTCTAGTTTCTTGTGAATCTTGATAATACGATGAATTAagtgttttctttgttgtttctttagttcaaaataaatttagaatacttCCTTGTGCTTTATAATGAAAACACACTCCAAACGGAAATGGAAAATGTTTCTGCAACAAGAGCCCAAACTCGGCGTTGTCCTAGACTGTTGGCGTAACTTGATTATTGGCGATTATGATGGTATGATGCTTAAGACTAAGTAAATCACTCTCAATGAAAAATATTCTCTAAaatacaatggacaatacagGATGTACCAGTCTTGTATCTTTCTATCTATACCAGGTACTAGATTAGGCTAAACACtattttaaaatttaaaaaaatatcagttttggccttctgctgAACAGCTGTCTGAAACGAGTTACGCCAAATTCCACGATGACGTCGAAATGTAGCTGCTAACGAAATCTTTTAATGGTGGCTTCCATGCCAACCCAAAAATCGCTGTTTTTATATCCTTCTTGTTATGGTGTTAGTCACGGAGCAACAAAGTCCggaatgaagaaaaaaagacattgaTTTCAGATCATGTTTTACTCGTAGCATGTACAATACGCACAAGTTAGCAGTACAACACCTAACATCATGCAGAGGCAAGGCAACTTCAAATCAAAACAATAATCTACAAcctgaactctctctctctctctctctctctctctctctctctctctctctctctctctctctctctctctctctctcgctctctctctctctctctctctctctctttctctctctctctctctctctctcacacacacacactcacacacacacacacacacacacacacacacacacacacacacacacacacacacacacacacacacacacttaattcAATAATATTACAGCATCTATCGGCAATGAAGAACATAAATGTGACATATGTAATAGGTATCGAATAGACGAATTACGGATACAACTCTGCCGGAATTGTATGGGTTATgcaagagttgctttcccttgggTTTTCCGGCCTTGCTTTTCCAAAGAAATACAGAGGgaagctacacgtgacattgttGGCTTGCTTCCTATGGACCAAGGGAGAGCatctcttccacaacccatggACACTTGTCAGAGTTATTTCCTAACATCGATTTTTGAGTCGCATTTTCCACTTATTCGCACTCCACTCCCAGGCGCAAATGTTCGAGACATGTTCACGTAATGTGcaacaataataaacaaaatcaGAACATTAAATGTCAAGGTTATACAGAACACGaatttggttggttgattggttggttggttggtcggttcgttggttggttggttggttgcttgcttggttggttgcttggttggttggttggttggttggttggttggttggtcggtcggttggttggttagttggttggttggttggttggttcgtCGCTTGATTGCTTGGTTGCTGGGTTGTGTACAGAGCTGTGTCTTTGGTAAGTATTTGTTGCGAATGGTATTTGTTCACTGTACAGAAAATAAGCTCACACTTCAAATCCTGACGTAGCACCTGGCCtattctttgtttctgtctctctgatgGCAGGTAGGCATACAGTATCACATGCAGGACAGATATAACACAGTGCAGCTATGAACATGTGAAACATAAACAAAGGAAGGTGTACTGTGAACACAAGGGATGTTTCAGGAAGATATATTAGCACgtatttttattgtgtttgtttgtttgtttgtttgtttgtttgtttgcttgtttgcttgtgtggttttgttgttttttgttgtttggagggggtggaaggggggggtTGAGCTAGGGTAGAGTTGGTGGTTTGCCGGGTGGGGGATAGATTGGGGACCTAGAGGCATTTTCATtgcaaaaaacaacaattgaCAACAAATGTTTAAATTTAAAAGGGTCTCGCAGTAATGTATGCACTTCGAACTTCGAGCAATCAGTttgtaaacaatttttttttttaatccattgTTTATCGTACAGCATTGACTGTCGCTGAAACAGTTGCTCTCTGCTTCCCATGACATTCCACTGTGGACATTTCGGTGTTTAAGGACCATCGCCTTATTTCAACGCTGGATTTGGATTTTCCCGAACGCGATGACGCCATGGACGATGACATCATACCACTGGATCGTCGAAAGCGCACTGGGCGAGGAAGACGCTTGCACAGTAAATGCCAAAGGGTTTTCAGCTCGGTGCGAAATCTGGAGCCTGATAGCGAGTATAGGAAGAAGTTGACGGAATTGTTGGTGTACATGAGAAGGTTCAGAACCGCCCAGGCTACCTGTAAAACAACATGAGGCTATGTTCAGAGTCTGATTCGAGAAATTATTACAGAATGGTAAGTCGGTTGAgaagaaatagaaagaaaacagaaacaTTTCGAGCAGTATAATAAATAAAGATGTACCTCAACGTAACAGGATGAAAGAATGCAAAGTAAAACTTCGACTATCGGCAAGCGTTCCAAAAATTGATATTAAACACGAGAGATAACGTATACAAGAAGAAACGAAATATCCGAGCAGTTTGTTAGAAATTAATGAAGTTGCATCTCAgtaccttacacacacacacacacacacacacacacacacacacacacacacacacacacacacacacacacacacacacacacacacacacgcaaatgcTCATGTGACTCAACTTCGTCATGCGTAATATGAATCATACTGTAATATACgcacataaaacaaaacacacaaaaacatcaactctCCACGCTATGTTCTAGATTCAATATGATAACTGTCCGTTAATCTACCCGAACTCACATGAGTCACATACAGAAATGAGCACCTTCATCCCCAGCTTTGTCCCATTTTCTCAACGACAGCACCCAACCCTTCTTCAACAGACGCTGACATAGAAATAAACCGATTTACACGATGGCAATGACATAGATCGTTTGAAGGTAGGTGTTGAAGCAACAGTTGATTAAACCACCAAAGATAACAACGCTTCACCAATGCTGTGCGACATATATTAAGGAAGGTGGGGGTTAGGGTGATGGGGGTTAAGGGTCGGGAGGGGTGGGAGAACTTGGGGGCGTCAGATCCGGTTGCAACCAGGATCCAATCAATGGAGGCGTCAACGATACAGCTGATACAAGGTAGGATAGCTGATAAAAGTATGGAATGTCATATTAAGTGACGGCGGTGATAACTCAGTAAGCACACCGTAGGAGTCTATGTAGCAATTTTATGATTACTCAATGTTTTTGTATTCCCTTTTTTgtctgattgtttgtttgtttctttgtttgtgtttttctttctttctttttttcttgcttttctctctctctctctctctctctctctctctctctctctctctccctctctctctctctctctctctcgctctctctctctctctctctctctctcgctctctctctctctctctctctctctctctctctctctctctctctctctctctctctctctctctctctctttcaacctatgttttttttatttttatagatGTTTACTTTTTGGCTAAAAGACCAAATCTTACAGGAGGACATCAATTCATTCAGtaattatgattttttttcagcGTTAGCAAACCGCATTTATTTAATATATCTCCAAAACAATTTGCCGTCATTTCAGAAgacctttttctctttttgtcaaAGTAGGGGGTGAGGTGACGCCAGAGACTGCTTTTAACTTCGGACAAATATAGTGTGGAAACGTTCATGGCCATTTTGGCAAGTTTGTAGAAGAAGATAAATCATAGCAACATCCTATGTAGTGCTATGCACAAAAGTTGGGCTGACATTCATTTTGGCATGTTTGTAGAAGAACATAAATCATAGCAACATCCTTTGTAGGGCTATGCTCACAAGTTGGACTGCATGACCTTCACTTTGGCATGTTTTTAGAAGAAGATAAATCATAGCAACATCATAAGTAGTGCTATGCACACAAGTTGGACTGACCTTCCCGTAGGGCGCGTGGTAGCCATGCTCCACGAAAATCCAATTGGTGATGAAGTAGATGCTGATGGGCAGCGTGGTCAAGCAGAACACGGAGCTGACCGTCACAAGCATCAAGGTCATAGACGACACGCGCTTGTCGTCACGTGGGCTGGCGGGGCTTGGGGTGGCCGGGACTCTCTGGTGACCCCCTGAGGCGTGTGGCGTGATATGAAGGTGGTGGTCTGGCTTCCGTCTGCTGCGTGTCCTTGCCTCTGTGTTGGTGTTAGTCGTGTAAGTGTGACTGGCCGCTAGGTCGGGATGGCCTGGTCGGATGGCGACAGGGCCGGTTAGCATGCTGACGCTAGTCGTTCCCAAGCAAGGATGATGTTCGCTTCCTTGCGAGTTATCCAGACCACCACGGGCAGGACTTTGAGATCCATCCGCGCTGCTAAGCTTCTCTCGACTTTGTCCGGTATCAGGAATGTCCACGGCCGTATGCTCTCGCCGGCTGGATGGACTGTTCTGGCTGATCCCACTCCGTTCACTTCTCTCAGTGCTGTGGTTAAGCCTCGCGCTTGTCGGACATCCAGTACCAGTGTGACTTCTGCTGTTCGTTGGAGGGCCGAAGCCTCTGTTCCTCCCGGACTCTTTGAAGCTGCTGACCACACGTCTGACGATGAAGATGTTACAGACAATGTGGATTGTCAGGGGTAGGAGAGCGAAGACACTGAGGTCCACCCAGGGCCACACGGAGGAGACGACGTGGTAGAATTCTTCGCTCAGCGGCACACACTTCACGGTCACAACGCTGTGCATTTAACAAGAAATAACAAGATATTACGGGTgcactgagacacagacagagggacacaTAGACGGCCTGACGAACGGACGAACAGCGATAGACAAATTCAAACGCACAGTGGACATATAGATAGAGGTATGCGAGTACAGACAGATATATTTAataggcagacaggcaggcggGCAGGAAGGCAGGCCAAGCATGATGTATTGAGCACAGTGGTCGTGAAATAAGAAAATTGAATATGTAACTCAGATAACAAGAAGAAATTAGATTTCTTTTTTGTCGTAATCGCAATTACAATATTGTAATATACATAAACCATTAGCGATAATATACATACATAAacctcactcactctgtctctgtctctctgtctctgtctctctgtctatgtctctctctctctctctctctctctctctctctctctctctctctctctctctctctctctctctctctcattcttcgTGCTTGTTCTGATCATTTCCTTTTTTAACTCTACTATATAGAGTCAAATCCAACCGACCCAATTGCAACCCATCATCCTGATACCCCAACTCCGCCGCCCTAACTCCCCCTTCTCAaggagaaacaagtcgcgtaaggcgaaaatacaacatttagtcaagtagctgtcgaactcacagaatgaaactgaacgcactgcaatttttaagcaagaccgtatactcgtagcatcgtcagtccaccgcttgcggcaaaggcagtgaaattgtcaagaagagcggggtggtagttgcgctgagaaggatagcacgcttttctgtacctctcttcgttttaactttttgagcgtgtttttaatccaaacatatcatatctataaatatatgtttttggaatcaggaaccgacaaggaataagatgaaagtgtttttaaattgatttggacaatttaattttgataataatgtttatatttttaattttcagagcttgtttttaatccaaatataacatatttatatgtttttggaatcagaaaatgatggagaataagatgaacgtaaatttggatcgttttataaaaacaatttttttttacaattttcagatttttaatgaccaaagtcattaattaatttttaagccatcaagctgaaatgcaataccgaagtccgggcttcgtcgaagattacttgaccaaaatttcaaccaatttggttgaaaaatgagagcgtgacagtgccgcctcaactttcacgaaaagccggatatgacgtcataataataataataataataatggaaacttatagagcgcttacctagaagctctaagcgctttacaatgacattgctatacacatgtacaaaaccaaaatacagcattaatacacaaaaagaacaggagtacaaaagcaaattcatcgtttaaatccatgcagtcgcaaacaaacacacgcgtgcgcacgcacatacgcgtgcgcatacacacacacatgctatgaccacacacattcacagatacacacagacacacagacacacgttcacacacacacacacacacacacgcacacaaacacacacacacgcatacagacaggcgcacacacatacatacaacacatacacatgcactcacacatgaatactaatatacctacacaatctgcatacatggcgtacacacaaaaaagccgcagatataatcacaaaaccaagctcgtgcttatgcacatccatttatctgactagataaaccgatttgtagtttgcacaaggaaaagagaaaaaagtagCAGCACACGATTTCCAGATCACTGGCTGCTGCAGGGGTCACCAGACAGTTTGGGAGTTACTGGTTAGTCTAGAAAATGCTGTGTGAACAGGTGCGTTTTCAGATTTGATCTAAAAGAAGAATAGGATGGACTATGTCTGACAGAATAAGGAAGGGAGTTCCATGTTTTAACAGCAGCAAATGAAAATGCGCGTTGtccatgtacttttcttttttttgttggaattCGGAACATTCGAGTGTCAGCGGCAGAGCGCAGCGATCTGGAAGGGACGTACAGGTTTACGAGTTCAGACAGATATAAAGGTGCAGAACCAGTGATGATTTTAAAACAGAGACACGAGCTTTTGTACTTAATTCTTTGATTGACCGGAAGCCAGTGCAGATATTTCAAAAGGGGAGTACAAGGTTGCTTCTTGGAGGATTTACAAATTAATCTTGCAGCTGAATGTTGAACCCTTTGCAGTGGTTGGATGATAGTCTGGGGGCTACCGATTAGTACTGAATTACAAAAGTCTATTCTAGATAGCACACACGAAGAAATTAGTGTTTTGGTGGCCTCTTCAGTCAGACAAGAGCGGACTGAACTAATCCTTTTCAACTCAATGTATGCGGCCTGGCAGGTTTTGGTGACATGCTGTTTCATAGTCAGATCGCGGTCAATAATGACTCCAAGATCGCGGACTTTATCTGCAAAATCAATGCTAACAGCACCGAGTGTTACTGCTTTTGGAAGAGAGTGAGTTTTTTTGGATTTTGAGAAACACATCGCCTCGGTCTTATCGTCATTCAGTTTAAGTTTATTTTCTGACATCCATGTTTTAACAGTTGAAGTACAGATGTCTAGAGAGTGAAGGAGGTTAGGAATGTTTTCAGGTGATTCTGATTTGTatagttgtgtgtcgtctgcgaACATTTCATGCTCGACGGAATGAGTCGAGATTACATTGGACAGAGGAGTTGTATAGAGAATAAAAAGGACAGGACCCAGCACAGAGCCTTGTGGGACGCCAAACTCAAGGGGAACTGTGGCTGACTGGTGGTCAAagacattcatcaaaaaattgaaaaaaacgtatggagatatcatacccaggaactctcatgtcaaatttcataaagatcggtccagtagtttagtctgaatcgctctacacacacacacagacacacagacagacagacagacagacagacagacagacacacaaacaccacgaccctcgtctcgattccccctctacgttaaaacatttagtcaaaacttgactaaatgtaaaaacaccccATTTTCCGAGAGACCCCCACCCCTTAATCAGTGACAATCCCTTCAACAATCACCCGCCGAGCGTCCTGTCTCCCATTGTGCCCAGGAAGTGCCCGTTGATGGCGAAGAGTGTGACGCCGATTCCAGTGATGACGCAGATTGACGTCATCCTGGTGCAGCTCTGCCTGACTTTGTGGGGCCAGCGCACGGAGAAAAGACGCTCCAGAGACAAGGCGGCCAGTAACCAGGCCGAAAAATCCAGGAAAAAGTAGACCAGACAGGTGTGCAGCTTGCAGCCAAACTCGCTGTTCAGGCAGAAAAATGCAGGAAAAGACTGAGGAAATCGTTAcaattgttttgttattttatcAATGAAGTTCTCATTGGTAATGTAAATGTTTTGTACCTTACTATCTTATCACTGCGCACAGTCATGAATATGCGGGCGAACACGGGAAAGACTAAAGTTCACGAATCAAAAGACCCATATCAtaaaaggtcgaggattgacgtacacacacacacacacacacacacacacacacacacgcacacacgcacgcacacacacactca carries:
- the LOC138973393 gene encoding uncharacterized protein, yielding MVNNASDNAENDTMLYDDEASNEADDGFEEAAKYIWVVGGSILIVIGTVGNLLALAVMTRPKMSEFGCKLHTCLVYFFLDFSAWLLAALSLERLFSVRWPHKVRQSCTRMTSICVITGIGVTLFAINGHFLGTMGDRTLGGVVTVKCVPLSEEFYHVVSSVWPWVDLSVFALLPLTIHIVCNIFIVRRVVSSFKESGRNRGFGPPTNSRSHTGTGCPTSARLNHSTERSERSGISQNSPSSRREHTAVDIPDTGQSREKLSSADGSQSPARGGLDNSQGSEHHPCLGTTSVSMLTGPVAIRPGHPDLAASHTYTTNTNTEARTRSRRKPDHHLHITPHASGGHQRVPATPSPASPRDDKRVSSMTLMLVTVSSVFCLTTLPISIYFITNWIFVEHGYHAPYGKVAWAVLNLLMYTNNSVNFFLYSLSGSRFRTELKTLWHLLCKRLPRPVRFRRSSGMMSSSMASSRSGKSKSSVEIRRWSLNTEMSTVECHGKQRATVSATVNAVR